A window of Cytobacillus sp. FSL H8-0458 genomic DNA:
CGGTCATGATGCCTTCCACATCAGTAAAGATATCTATCCACTCCGCATTAAGGGCTGCTCCAAGAGCCGCTGCAGAGGTATCACTGCCGCCCCTGCCGATCGTTGTGACATCACCTGTTTTAGAAGACCCCTGAAATCCTGCGACTACGACAACATCATGATTTTCAAGCTCTTTCAAAAGCCTGTCGCATTTCATATCAATAATTTTTGCGTTAGTATGATCATTATTCGTTCTAAATCCTGCCTGTGCCCCAGTCAGAGCTGCTGCAGTGATTCCATGTTCATTTAGCATGTTTGAAAATACAACACTTGAGATGACTTCACCGCAGGATAAAAGCAGATCCGTTTCTCGTTTGCTGATTTTGGCATTATTGCCTTCTACCAGTGAAAGCAGTGTGTCAGTTGCATATGAATCTCCTTTTCGGCCCATTGCCGAAACAACGACAACAACCTTGTATCCATCTGCCATAGCCTTTTTTATATGCTTAATTGCATGCTCGCGGCTACTCTCGTCGCGGACTGATGTACCTCCATATTTTTGAACGATGATATTCATTAAAACACCTCTAACCTCTCAGCATGAAGAGAATACGTTAACTATTTTACTATTCCAAGATTAATTAAACTTTCGGCGATCTGCACAGAATTCCATGCTGCCCCTTTAAGAAGATTATCAGAAACCACCCACATATGGAAGCCTTTATCCTCATCCAAATCTTTGCGGATACGGCCGACAAATACATCGTTTTTCCCGACACAATCAGCAGGCATCGGATAAATTTGATTATCCGGATCATCCTGCAGGACAACTCCAGGTGCATTTTCAAGAAGGCTCTTTACTTCATTTGCCGTAACGCTGTCTGATTCCACTTCAAAATAAAGGGACTCTGAGTGTCCGGTTGCCACTGGGAGACGCACGCATGTAGCAGCCACTTGCAGCTCTGGCATATGCATGATTTTCTTTGTTTCATTGATCATTTTCATTTCCTCATATGTGTAGCCATTATCCTGAAATTTATCAATTTGCGGAATCGCATTGAATGCAATTTGATAATGTTTTTTATCGCTCTTCACAGGAAGAATTGACGGCTCATACTCTTCGTTATTTAAAATGGCTTTTGTTTGTTCATTCAGCTCTTGAACTGCAGCTGCTCCAGAACCTGAAACAGCCTGGTAAGTAGAAACAATTACTTTTTTCAAGCCGAATTTCTCTTTTACCGGCTTTAGTGCAACAACCATTTGGATCGTTGAACAGTTTGGATTGGCGATAATGCCATTATGCTTATGAAGGTCTTCCTCATTCACTTCAGGTACGACAAGAGGCACATTGGGATCCATACGGAAAGCACTTGTGTTGTCTACCACAATGGCACCATGTTCGACCGCATGAGGGGCCAGTTCCTGTGAAACGCTTCCTCCCGCGCTGAATAGTGCGATATCCACGCCTTTAAAGCTCTCTGGCTTTGCTTCCTGAACCGTATACTCCTGGCCCTTGAATGCTACCTTTGATCCGGCAGAACGGGCTGATGATAACAGGGTTAATTGAGAGATCGGAAAATCTCTATTTTCAAGTGTTTGAATCATTTGCTGGCCAACTGCACCAGTTGCTCCAACTACCGCGACATGAAATCCTTTTTTCTGTTCCAAATTTCTTTTCCCCTTCCAGTACCATTATATTTTTCTAGCAAAGTTAGTTTTTAGTGAAAAACAATAGCCTAAAATTCAATAGAACGGCAGCCAAAGTAAATTGGCAGCCGTTTTCCTGCCTGAGTATAAAGATGGCAGGCTTCCATTTATATTATCAGCATATTG
This region includes:
- the asd gene encoding aspartate-semialdehyde dehydrogenase, encoding MEQKKGFHVAVVGATGAVGQQMIQTLENRDFPISQLTLLSSARSAGSKVAFKGQEYTVQEAKPESFKGVDIALFSAGGSVSQELAPHAVEHGAIVVDNTSAFRMDPNVPLVVPEVNEEDLHKHNGIIANPNCSTIQMVVALKPVKEKFGLKKVIVSTYQAVSGSGAAAVQELNEQTKAILNNEEYEPSILPVKSDKKHYQIAFNAIPQIDKFQDNGYTYEEMKMINETKKIMHMPELQVAATCVRLPVATGHSESLYFEVESDSVTANEVKSLLENAPGVVLQDDPDNQIYPMPADCVGKNDVFVGRIRKDLDEDKGFHMWVVSDNLLKGAAWNSVQIAESLINLGIVK